A single window of Pseudoduganella plicata DNA harbors:
- a CDS encoding phenylacetate--CoA ligase family protein, protein MKAVSTTARYRPAPYTALVTNLLFPLHERVKQHSSVAVRKGLEASQYWPEERLRELQLRRLRALLERAAARVPYFRDLFRQVGFDPRSDVRSLADLARLPLMDKAIIRANTDRLKADDAVGLARFNTGGSSGEPLIFHIGRERVSHDVAAKWRATRWWNVDIGDPEIVVWGSPIELGTQDRVRALRDRLLRTHLLPAFEMSAAKLDSFIARIRAHRPRMLFGYPSALSHIARHAQAQGQRMDDLGIRVAFVTSERLYDEQRAQISATFGCPVANGYGGRDAGFIAHQCPEGGMHITAEDIIVEIIDPQGQPVPRGQSGEIVVTHLATGDFPFIRYRTGDIGVLGTQGCTCGRGLPLLQEIQGRTTDFMVAQDGTVMHGLALVYILRDLPQVKAFKITQESVDLTHVQVVLEAPLDAALRGHIERGFRARLGSAVAVQVEQVGAIGPEKSGKFRYVVSKVAAGRAVA, encoded by the coding sequence ATGAAGGCCGTTTCGACAACTGCGCGCTACCGCCCGGCGCCCTACACGGCGCTGGTGACGAACCTGCTGTTCCCGCTGCACGAAAGAGTCAAGCAGCACAGCAGCGTGGCCGTACGCAAGGGGCTGGAGGCATCGCAGTATTGGCCGGAAGAGCGGCTGCGCGAGCTGCAGCTGCGGCGCCTGCGCGCGTTGCTGGAGCGGGCCGCGGCCCGGGTGCCGTACTTCCGCGACCTGTTCCGCCAGGTCGGTTTCGATCCCCGCAGCGATGTCCGCTCGCTGGCCGACCTGGCCCGGCTGCCGCTGATGGACAAGGCCATCATCCGCGCCAATACGGACCGGCTGAAGGCCGACGACGCAGTCGGCCTGGCGCGCTTCAACACGGGCGGATCGAGTGGCGAGCCGCTGATTTTCCATATCGGCAGGGAGCGCGTCAGCCACGACGTGGCGGCAAAGTGGCGCGCCACGCGCTGGTGGAACGTCGATATCGGCGACCCCGAGATCGTCGTCTGGGGTTCGCCCATCGAACTGGGCACGCAGGACCGCGTGCGGGCATTGCGCGACCGGCTGCTGCGCACGCACCTGCTGCCGGCCTTCGAGATGTCCGCCGCGAAGCTGGACAGCTTTATCGCCCGCATCCGCGCGCACCGTCCGCGCATGCTGTTCGGCTACCCGTCCGCGCTGTCGCACATCGCGCGGCATGCGCAGGCGCAGGGCCAACGCATGGACGATCTGGGCATCCGCGTGGCGTTCGTGACGTCCGAGCGCCTGTACGACGAGCAGCGCGCGCAGATCTCCGCCACGTTCGGCTGCCCCGTGGCGAACGGCTACGGCGGCCGCGACGCCGGCTTCATCGCGCACCAGTGTCCCGAGGGCGGCATGCACATCACGGCCGAGGACATCATTGTCGAGATCATCGACCCGCAAGGACAACCCGTGCCGCGCGGCCAGTCGGGCGAGATCGTCGTAACGCACCTCGCCACGGGGGACTTCCCGTTCATCCGCTACCGCACCGGCGATATCGGCGTGCTGGGCACGCAGGGCTGCACCTGCGGCCGCGGCCTGCCGCTGCTGCAGGAAATCCAGGGCCGCACCACGGACTTCATGGTGGCGCAGGACGGCACCGTCATGCACGGCCTGGCGCTGGTCTACATCCTGCGCGACCTGCCGCAGGTGAAGGCGTTCAAGATCACACAGGAAAGCGTCGACCTGACGCACGTGCAGGTGGTACTGGAGGCGCCGCTGGACGCGGCGCTGCGCGGGCATATCGAGAGGGGCTTCAGGGCCCGCCTGGGCAGCGCAGTGGCCGTCCAGGTCGAGCAGGTCGGTGCCATCGGTCCGGAGAAATCCGGCAAGTTCCGCTACGTGGTCAGCAAGGTGGCCGCCGGGAGAGCCGTCGCATGA
- a CDS encoding glycosyltransferase family 4 protein, with protein sequence MRDAVTPPLRVGLVGPLPPPSGGMANQTLQLAALLRGEGIEVETVQVNAPYRPAWAGRIRGIRAAVRLLPYLTGLWRTAGRVQVFHVMANSGWSWHLFAAPAIWIARLRGTPVVINYRGGEAETFLRRAQGWVRPSLARADAVIVPSGFLQQVFGRFGFAAQVVPNIVNLERFSVAPPKPGRTGLRLLVARNLEPIYDNATAVRALALVHAHDPAATLVIAGSGPLRAELEELVAELGLGHAVAFTGRVDNAGMAALYREADVVLNCSLVDNMPNSVLESLACGVPVVSTDVGGVPYLVEHGRTALLVPPGAPRAMADAVRRLAVEPSLAASLREAGLRQVQQYTWASVRPCLLAVYEAVLAGRAVTPVSQP encoded by the coding sequence ATGAGAGACGCCGTGACGCCGCCCTTGCGCGTGGGCCTGGTCGGCCCGCTGCCGCCGCCGTCGGGCGGCATGGCCAACCAGACATTGCAACTGGCCGCGCTGCTGCGGGGAGAAGGCATCGAGGTGGAGACGGTGCAGGTCAACGCGCCATATCGCCCGGCATGGGCCGGCCGCATCAGGGGCATACGCGCCGCGGTGCGCCTGCTGCCCTATCTGACGGGCTTGTGGCGCACGGCGGGCCGCGTGCAGGTGTTCCACGTGATGGCCAACTCCGGCTGGTCGTGGCATCTGTTCGCAGCGCCCGCCATCTGGATCGCGCGCCTGCGCGGCACGCCCGTCGTCATCAACTACCGGGGCGGCGAAGCGGAAACCTTCCTGCGGCGCGCGCAGGGATGGGTACGACCCAGCCTTGCGCGGGCCGATGCCGTGATCGTGCCATCCGGGTTCCTGCAACAGGTGTTCGGCAGGTTCGGTTTCGCGGCGCAGGTGGTGCCCAATATCGTCAATCTGGAGCGGTTTTCGGTGGCGCCGCCAAAGCCGGGCCGCACGGGACTGCGCCTGCTGGTGGCGCGCAACCTGGAGCCGATCTACGACAACGCGACGGCCGTGCGCGCACTGGCGCTGGTGCACGCGCACGATCCGGCCGCCACGCTCGTCATCGCCGGTTCCGGCCCGCTGCGGGCGGAGCTGGAGGAGCTGGTGGCCGAACTGGGGCTGGGCCACGCGGTCGCCTTCACGGGCCGCGTCGACAATGCCGGCATGGCCGCGCTGTACCGCGAGGCGGACGTGGTGCTCAACTGCAGCCTGGTCGACAACATGCCCAACTCCGTGCTGGAATCGCTGGCGTGCGGCGTGCCCGTCGTCAGCACGGACGTCGGCGGCGTGCCGTACCTGGTCGAACATGGCCGCACGGCGCTGCTGGTGCCCCCGGGCGCGCCACGGGCGATGGCCGATGCCGTGCGGCGTCTCGCCGTGGAGCCCAGCCTGGCCGCGTCGCTGCGCGAAGCGGGCCTGCGCCAGGTACAGCAATATACCTGGGCCAGCGTGCGTCCCTGCCTGCTGGCCGTGTACGAAGCGGTGCTGGCCGGCCGTGCCGTCACGCCGGTGAGCCAGCCATGA
- a CDS encoding TIGR04063 family PEP-CTERM/XrtA system glycosyltransferase: MRILHVLDHSIPLHSGYTFRTRSILQQQRALGWETHHITGSKQGDGHDGIDTADGLRFHRTAPARGRLARLPVLNQLAVIDRLAERLLQVASEIKPDILHAHSPALNAVAALRVGRKLGIPVVYEIRAFWEDAAVDHGTSREWGVRYRLTRALETWALRRVDAATTICEGLRAEILGRGIPARKVDVIPNAVDIGDFQVGGTRDAALARQLGLEGKTVLGFIGSFYAYEGLNVLLDALPAMLAHQPDIRLLLVGGGPQDAALRQQAEALGVTEQVIFTGRVPHGDVPRYYNLIDVLCYPRLKMRLTDLVTPLKPLEAMAQGRLLAASDVGGHRELIEDGRTGVLFAAGDAAALARKVLALLASPERWPLLREQGRRFVEEQRSWAASVSRYRKVYGNLVPGMDRAASAAVEQP; encoded by the coding sequence CTGCGCATCCTGCACGTGCTGGACCACTCGATCCCGCTGCACAGCGGCTACACCTTCCGCACCCGCTCGATCCTGCAGCAGCAGCGCGCGCTGGGCTGGGAAACGCACCACATCACCGGCTCGAAGCAGGGGGACGGCCACGATGGCATCGACACCGCCGACGGGTTGCGCTTTCACCGCACGGCGCCTGCCAGGGGCAGGCTGGCGCGGCTGCCGGTGCTGAACCAGCTGGCCGTCATCGACCGCCTGGCCGAGCGGTTGCTGCAGGTAGCCAGCGAGATCAAACCGGATATCCTGCATGCACACTCGCCGGCGCTCAACGCGGTGGCGGCGCTGCGGGTAGGGCGCAAGCTGGGCATCCCGGTCGTCTACGAGATCCGCGCGTTCTGGGAAGACGCCGCGGTGGATCATGGCACCAGCCGCGAATGGGGCGTGCGCTATCGCCTGACGCGGGCGCTGGAAACGTGGGCGCTGCGGCGCGTGGACGCGGCCACGACGATCTGCGAAGGGCTGCGCGCCGAGATTCTCGGCCGCGGCATCCCGGCGCGCAAGGTCGACGTCATCCCGAACGCGGTCGACATCGGCGATTTTCAGGTGGGCGGCACGCGCGATGCGGCACTGGCGCGGCAGTTGGGGCTCGAGGGCAAGACGGTGCTGGGCTTTATCGGCTCGTTTTATGCGTACGAAGGACTGAACGTGCTGCTCGACGCGTTGCCTGCGATGCTGGCGCACCAGCCGGACATCCGCCTGCTGCTGGTCGGCGGCGGCCCGCAGGATGCGGCGCTGCGCCAGCAGGCCGAGGCCCTTGGTGTGACGGAGCAGGTGATTTTTACGGGGCGCGTGCCGCACGGCGACGTACCGCGGTACTACAACCTGATCGACGTGCTGTGCTACCCGCGCCTGAAGATGCGCCTGACGGATCTGGTGACGCCATTGAAACCGCTGGAAGCGATGGCGCAGGGCCGTCTGCTGGCGGCGTCCGACGTGGGCGGGCACCGCGAACTGATCGAGGACGGCCGGACCGGCGTGCTGTTTGCCGCCGGCGACGCGGCGGCGCTGGCGCGCAAGGTGCTCGCACTGCTGGCGTCACCGGAGCGCTGGCCGCTGCTGCGCGAACAGGGCCGGCGTTTTGTCGAGGAACAGCGCAGCTGGGCGGCCAGCGTCAGCCGTTACCGCAAGGTGTACGGCAATCTGGTGCCGGGCATGGATAGGGCGGCGTCGGCAGCGGTGGAGCAGCCATGA
- a CDS encoding XrtA/PEP-CTERM system amidotransferase, whose protein sequence is MCGIVGLLDTRGRREIDEALLRRMNDTQHHRGPDEGDIYREPGVGFGHRRLSVIDITLGQQPLGNEDGSVMVCYNGEIYNYRELTAELKALGHTFRTHSDTEVIVHAWEEWGEACVERFRGMFAFGLWDRNRRLMFLARDHMGVKPLFYTMLPDGLFAFGSELKALRSLPGLPRAIDPCAVEDYFAYGYIPEPKTIYRGAYKLSPGFRLVQQVGEPLAQPRRYWDIPFKLHHAMTEGDAQGELVERLRDSVRSQLVAEVPLGAFLSGGVDSSAVVAMMAGLTKGAVNTCSIAFRDKAYDESAYAAQVAQQYRTDHHVETVDTDDFALLDTLSDLYDEPYADSSAIPTYRVCQLARRRVTVALSGDGGDENLAGYRRYRYAMAEESVRGRIPSGLRKPLFGTLGKYYPKADWAPRVFRAKTTFEALSRDLVEGYFHGVSIMTDAMRAQLFSDSFRAGLQGYRAIDVMRGHAAGAPTDEPLSMIQYLDMKTYLPGDILTKVDRASMAHALEVRVPLLDHRLVEWISGLPPDMKLKGSEGKYIFKKSMERHLPHDILYRRKQGFAVPLAAWFRGPLRERVRSSLLGPNLAATGMFNGAFLAEMVEQHQSGRRDYSAPIWTLLMFEAFLRKEL, encoded by the coding sequence ATGTGTGGAATAGTCGGACTACTGGATACCCGCGGCCGGCGCGAGATCGACGAGGCGCTGCTGCGCCGCATGAACGACACGCAGCACCACCGGGGGCCGGACGAGGGGGACATCTACCGCGAGCCCGGCGTTGGCTTCGGCCACCGCCGCCTGTCCGTCATCGACATCACGCTGGGCCAGCAGCCACTCGGCAACGAGGACGGCAGCGTCATGGTCTGCTACAACGGCGAGATCTACAACTACCGTGAATTGACGGCCGAGCTGAAGGCGCTGGGCCACACGTTCCGCACGCACAGCGACACGGAAGTGATCGTGCACGCGTGGGAAGAGTGGGGCGAAGCGTGCGTGGAGCGCTTTCGCGGCATGTTCGCGTTCGGGTTGTGGGACCGCAACCGCAGGCTGATGTTCCTGGCGCGCGACCATATGGGGGTGAAGCCGCTGTTTTATACGATGCTGCCGGATGGCCTGTTCGCATTCGGTTCCGAACTGAAGGCGCTGCGCTCGCTGCCCGGCCTGCCGCGCGCGATCGACCCCTGCGCCGTGGAGGATTATTTCGCGTACGGCTACATTCCCGAACCGAAGACGATCTACCGGGGCGCCTATAAACTGTCGCCCGGCTTCCGCCTGGTGCAGCAGGTTGGCGAGCCCCTGGCGCAGCCGCGCCGCTATTGGGATATCCCGTTCAAGCTGCATCACGCCATGACCGAAGGCGATGCCCAGGGCGAGCTGGTGGAACGGCTGCGCGATTCGGTGCGCAGCCAGCTGGTGGCCGAGGTGCCGCTGGGCGCCTTCCTGTCCGGCGGCGTCGACTCCAGCGCCGTCGTCGCGATGATGGCCGGATTGACGAAGGGTGCCGTCAATACGTGCTCCATCGCGTTTCGCGACAAGGCATACGACGAATCGGCCTACGCGGCGCAGGTGGCGCAGCAGTACCGCACGGATCACCATGTCGAGACCGTCGATACGGACGACTTCGCGCTGCTCGACACCTTGTCCGACCTGTACGACGAGCCGTATGCGGACAGCTCGGCGATTCCCACGTACCGCGTCTGCCAGCTGGCGCGCCGGCGCGTGACGGTGGCGCTCTCCGGCGACGGCGGCGACGAAAACCTGGCCGGCTACCGCCGCTACCGTTATGCGATGGCGGAGGAAAGCGTGCGCGGACGCATCCCGTCCGGCCTGCGCAAGCCGCTGTTCGGCACCCTGGGCAAATACTATCCGAAGGCCGACTGGGCGCCCCGCGTGTTTCGTGCCAAGACGACGTTCGAGGCGCTGTCGCGCGACCTGGTGGAGGGTTACTTTCACGGCGTCTCGATCATGACCGATGCGATGCGCGCGCAGCTATTTTCCGACAGCTTCCGCGCCGGCCTGCAGGGCTATCGCGCCATCGACGTGATGCGCGGCCATGCGGCCGGCGCGCCTACCGACGAACCGCTGTCGATGATTCAATACCTCGACATGAAGACGTACCTGCCGGGCGACATCCTGACGAAGGTGGACCGCGCCAGCATGGCGCATGCGCTCGAAGTGCGCGTGCCGCTGCTGGACCATCGGCTGGTCGAGTGGATTTCCGGCCTGCCGCCGGACATGAAACTGAAGGGCAGCGAAGGCAAGTACATCTTCAAGAAAAGCATGGAGAGGCACCTGCCGCACGACATCCTGTACCGGCGCAAGCAGGGCTTTGCCGTGCCGCTGGCGGCATGGTTCCGCGGGCCGCTGCGCGAGCGCGTGCGCAGTTCGCTGCTGGGGCCGAATCTGGCGGCGACGGGCATGTTCAACGGTGCCTTCCTGGCCGAGATGGTGGAGCAGCACCAGTCCGGCCGGCGCGACTACAGCGCGCCGATCTGGACGCTGCTGATGTTCGAAGCCTTCCTCAGAAAAGAGCTGTGA
- a CDS encoding TIGR03088 family PEP-CTERM/XrtA system glycosyltransferase, whose amino-acid sequence MHEIPLIVHLIYRLDFGGLESLMVERINRMPPDRYRHAIVCLTGFDPAFAKKITRSDVALHALHKQPGLSLRTHVALWQLLRQLQPAVLHSYNLSAIEYAPVALAAGVPVRVNGAHGRDADDPDGTNRKHNLLRRLMVPFYHCCYANSAAMEAWNRNVIGVPAYKSRMLANGIDAERFHPPAGPVAPRDTIVIGTVGRLQAVKDHATLIDAFALLRARIPDHAGRLRLAIVGDGPLRQTLRDKVAAEGLQDAVWLPGARTDVADLLRGFDIFAMSSIAEGTPGSALEAMASGLPVVGTRVGGIPEVIADASTGLLVPASSPAAMAAALEQYVLAPELARRHGAAGRERVLRHYSMTAMVAAYQEMYDALCERKIKTKGALPSCVE is encoded by the coding sequence ATGCACGAAATTCCCCTCATCGTCCACCTGATCTACCGGCTCGACTTCGGCGGGCTGGAATCGCTGATGGTCGAACGCATCAACCGCATGCCGCCCGATCGCTACCGCCACGCCATCGTCTGCCTGACCGGATTCGATCCGGCATTCGCGAAGAAAATTACGCGGTCCGATGTCGCCCTCCACGCGCTGCACAAGCAGCCAGGCCTGTCGCTGCGGACGCACGTCGCGCTGTGGCAGCTGTTGCGGCAGCTGCAGCCGGCCGTGCTGCACTCGTATAACCTGTCCGCCATCGAATACGCGCCAGTGGCGCTGGCGGCCGGGGTGCCGGTGCGCGTGAATGGCGCACACGGCCGCGATGCGGACGATCCCGACGGCACCAACCGCAAGCACAACCTGCTGCGTCGCCTGATGGTGCCGTTCTACCACTGCTGCTACGCCAACTCGGCAGCGATGGAAGCGTGGAACCGCAACGTCATCGGCGTGCCCGCGTATAAAAGCCGCATGCTGGCCAACGGCATCGATGCGGAACGTTTTCATCCGCCGGCCGGGCCGGTCGCGCCGCGCGACACGATTGTCATCGGCACGGTAGGACGCCTGCAGGCCGTGAAGGACCACGCCACGCTGATCGATGCGTTCGCCCTGCTGCGCGCGCGCATTCCCGACCATGCCGGCCGCCTGCGGCTGGCGATCGTCGGCGACGGCCCGCTGCGGCAAACGCTGCGCGACAAGGTGGCGGCGGAGGGCCTGCAGGATGCCGTCTGGCTGCCGGGCGCGCGCACCGACGTGGCGGACCTGCTGCGCGGCTTCGACATTTTCGCCATGTCGTCGATCGCCGAAGGCACACCCGGCTCCGCCCTTGAAGCGATGGCCAGCGGGCTGCCGGTTGTCGGCACGCGCGTGGGCGGCATCCCCGAGGTCATCGCCGACGCCAGCACGGGATTGCTGGTGCCGGCGTCAAGCCCGGCGGCGATGGCGGCCGCGCTGGAGCAGTACGTGCTGGCGCCGGAGCTGGCGCGGCGGCACGGCGCGGCGGGGCGCGAGCGCGTGCTGCGTCACTACAGCATGACCGCAATGGTAGCGGCGTACCAGGAAATGTATGACGCCCTGTGCGAACGCAAGATCAAGACAAAAGGGGCACTGCCATCATGTGTGGAATAG
- the xrtA gene encoding exosortase A, which yields MNTVASTIAGLRSAVPEPLPPSSQKPRAARAGLAHWLIVLGAVLVPFVAYFGTAASIAAIWQRSGTFAHGYVILPISAWLIWQRRAVLAQLPVRPCWPALAALALCGTGWTLGLLGDVYIVRQYAFALTIPLTVLAVAGVAIARAITFPLAFILFGVPVGEGLIDPLIELTAAFTVDALRATGIPVLREGNNFSIPSGDWSVVEACSGLRYLISSFTLGCLYAYLTYRSTRRRVLFALVALLLPIVANGVRAYMIVMIGHTSNMTLAVGVDHLIYGWAFFGLVMLLLFWIGSFWREEGAAPAPAVRGAAGSAAPAILMLAALGVVVCVGVWPAYGRHLERGNASPPPADLAAYQASDRSALPFTLWAPAFAPASATLQEFYQVDGTSVGLAVRYYRDGRPERLISSTNRLTEPRTAWHETGSALRDETVGDKVLRVRETTVGGTEARFVVWQWYWIGGATTPGDYAGKLLQVRQKFLTGSGDGAAIMVFAPYDEDPATARPALRTFLRSELAALDAALAANRRQ from the coding sequence CCGGCCTGGCGCACTGGCTGATCGTGCTCGGCGCCGTGCTGGTGCCGTTCGTGGCGTATTTCGGCACGGCCGCGTCCATCGCCGCGATCTGGCAGCGTTCCGGCACGTTCGCGCATGGCTACGTCATCCTGCCGATCAGTGCGTGGCTGATCTGGCAGCGCCGCGCGGTGCTGGCGCAGCTGCCGGTGCGGCCTTGCTGGCCAGCGTTGGCGGCGCTGGCGCTGTGCGGCACGGGCTGGACCCTTGGCTTGCTGGGCGACGTTTACATCGTGCGGCAGTACGCATTCGCGCTGACGATACCGCTGACGGTGCTGGCCGTGGCGGGCGTTGCCATCGCCCGCGCGATCACGTTCCCCCTCGCCTTCATCCTGTTCGGCGTGCCGGTGGGCGAAGGACTGATCGATCCCCTGATCGAACTGACCGCCGCGTTCACCGTCGATGCGCTGCGCGCCACCGGCATCCCGGTCCTGCGCGAAGGGAACAACTTCAGCATTCCATCCGGCGACTGGTCGGTCGTAGAGGCATGCAGCGGGCTGCGCTACCTGATCTCGTCGTTCACGCTGGGTTGCCTGTACGCCTATCTCACCTACCGCAGCACACGGCGGCGCGTGCTGTTCGCGCTGGTCGCATTGCTGCTGCCGATCGTCGCCAACGGCGTGCGCGCCTACATGATCGTCATGATCGGCCACACCAGCAATATGACGCTGGCCGTCGGCGTCGATCACCTGATTTATGGCTGGGCGTTTTTCGGGCTGGTCATGCTGCTGCTGTTCTGGATCGGCAGTTTCTGGCGCGAGGAAGGCGCTGCACCGGCGCCGGCGGTGCGTGGGGCCGCCGGCTCGGCCGCCCCCGCGATCCTGATGCTGGCCGCGCTTGGCGTCGTCGTCTGCGTGGGCGTCTGGCCGGCATACGGCCGCCACCTGGAACGCGGCAATGCGTCGCCGCCGCCGGCCGACCTGGCGGCTTACCAGGCGTCCGACCGCAGCGCCCTGCCGTTTACCCTCTGGGCGCCGGCGTTTGCGCCCGCCAGCGCCACGTTGCAGGAGTTTTATCAGGTGGATGGCACGAGCGTCGGCCTGGCCGTGCGCTACTACCGCGACGGCCGGCCCGAACGGCTGATCAGCTCCACCAACCGCCTGACGGAACCGCGCACCGCCTGGCACGAAACCGGGTCCGCGCTGCGCGACGAAACCGTCGGCGACAAGGTCCTGCGGGTGCGTGAAACCACCGTCGGCGGCACCGAGGCGCGCTTTGTCGTCTGGCAGTGGTACTGGATCGGTGGCGCCACGACACCCGGGGACTACGCCGGCAAGCTGCTGCAGGTACGGCAGAAATTCCTGACCGGCAGCGGCGACGGCGCGGCCATCATGGTTTTCGCACCCTACGACGAGGACCCCGCCACGGCCCGGCCGGCACTGCGCACGTTCCTGCGTTCCGAACTGGCCGCGCTCGACGCCGCGCTGGCCGCCAACCGCAGGCAGTGA